CCGTGACAACAATGACTCCGCCCCTGTCAGCCATCTCCTTCCCATCATACAGAGAGTCCCCGAGGATCGCCACATCATTGGAGGCCCCCAACAGGAAGGCGCCACCAAACAGGTAGACCATGACAGGGAGGCCGGTTGACActgaagagacagagggggGGCTGACTGTGTTGAAGTGAATGAGAAAAACTTCTGAAGGTCCCTTAAAGGCATTACCTGTCTGCAAACAATACCAAAATTTGAACCAATCACGACTGAATTGTATTATATTGGAATCATGAGCCTGTTGTAAACAAAGCCAATTTAAGGGGAAACTTCCATAATAAAAGCTGGACAGAGAAGTGTAAATGAGGACTGGTATGATTTTGGGACCTACAGGATCGACCCTGAGGGACAAAGATGTTCAGGTAGAGACAGTCCTCGCTACCCTGGGTTTTTGTCTGCAGCAGCGTCACCTGCAGGCAGCGGTCCCGATACTTTGTGGCCTTCAGGATCCctagaaacaaaaaacaccatcagcattttggagaaaaaaatagacGGAGGTTGTCTTGTTTGAGTTTTTAACCCTGAACCATCACAGTCCTGATCCTCCTAAACATGCCCCCTCTGACCGGTTGCTCCTGGCCTTTTATTTTGCAGTGTGATTGTAATGAGAGGCTTAAAAAATGTCAGACTTCACCTTTAAAACTTGACCTGACTGTCTCAGTACCCATGAGCCTCAGCAGCTGTTTCTACAGAGAACCTCCAAATATCTGGATGCAGAAGTTAAAGGTCAACAACGAGGTTCTGATTGGATGAAATGGAACTCAAACCGTTTATTCTGGGACTTGTGGTTGTCATAGAAACGGGCCAGGTGGCATGTGCTGCTTACCGCTCCATCCGGGATGAAGTTTTGGTTTCTCAAACTTTCCAGGGACGTCAGCGAAGGGGATTCCTTTGAAGACATCGACACTCCGGAAGAGTCCCATCCTGTGGTTCTTCCCCTCCACTCTCCCCCCCTCTGTCGGCACCACACCcagctacacacacagatgaagatACACATAAAACAAGTGGACATAAGTTAAAGCTAGACTCATTACTCAAACTGTGATTTACAAAGTGTTCCACAGAGAGTCTGAAGGcaacatgacacacacatggatTAACCCTTTGGACTCTGAGTGCAGAATCGATTGGTGTTGCCTTCAGTGTCACAGTTTCAAGTTGAGTCTCTCTGAACACCACGTCCTCGTGAGACCGACTCATCTGTCACACAGGTCCACTGATGAGCATCATATTTCCTACATTTTAGGTGGTTTTGAATTGTCAGTGACAACGGGAAGAGACACATCATAAACGAGTGAAACGAGTTGTTTCTCACCTTCGCTGCTGAAGACAAGTTCAGCCAGATGCTGAGCAGAAGTACCAggagcatcatcatcatatcacctgtccacctgtctgtgtgCCTCTCACTCAAACGCCTCCTGTTTATACTCCTGTGGTCAGCTCTTATCTGCAGCAGGACGGCTGTCTCAAAACACTCACTGTTTTAAACCGGTTCAGACCTGGATCCTGGAAGGGGAATGCAGAACCTGGATGTAGATCTGGTCCAAACAGCtgagacttcagagacagatcTAAAGTCCCCGACTGTCCCTGAGTGGGCTGAAGTGGGCCTGAGTGTCACAGGTTAAGTCCCCGTCCTGGTTTCTCCCAGAACAGGTCTCTATTATTGATCAGTAACTGATTAACTTTTGACTTTACACATTTCCATAGAGTCACTTTGTGTTTACGAAGAAAtgtgagaacacacacagctgctacagaagcgcacacacacacacacacacacaacagatcagCAGTTGAAGAAGaactttaaaatgatttcatgttACACCCATTTTTGTTTATTGGCAGAAACGGGCCTCTGttgttcatgtttatgtttatttcataGTTTTGGTGAGATTAAGTTAAATGTTCGACCCActcatataataataatattgttcCACAGGGCAAATCtagttaaaaagacaaaacataaaagtaaaatatgaacCAAAATGTCTCCTGAACTAAAGACTTAAGAATTTACAGGAGctatatgaatatttatttaacacttCTTTCAATAAAGATATCAAACTAAACATCATCATGTTTCCCACCGTCCCATGACTTCTGAAGGCATCTCGACATTGATTGACAGGTGAAGTGATTAGGTTACCACTAGGGGCGGGGCTTGTGGTGGTCAACATGGCTGCTCCCTGTCCGGACCGACAGGTGTGAAGGTAACTTTTGTCACTTCATcttaaactttgtttttcatgtaaacAAGCGGCGTCTGAACCGGAAGTGATGCGACATCCACGATCCAGGAGAAACAGCTATTAACCTCCCCTGCAGCTGAACTCCCAAAAGCTGCTGTTACGAACCAAGCTGGGTTAGCACCGAGCTGGGTTAGCACCGAGCTGGGTTAGCACCGAGCTGTGTTAGCACCGAGCTGGGTTAGCACCGATCTGTGTTAGCATCGAGCTGGGTTAGCACCGATCTGTGTTAGCACCGATCTGTGTTAGCACCGAGCTGGGTTAGCATCGAGCTGGGTTAGCACCGATCTGTGTTAGCACCGAGCTGTGTTAGCACCGAGCTGTGTTAGCACCGAGCTGTGTTAGCACCGAGCTGTGTTAGCACCGAGCTGGGTTAGCACCGAGCTGTGTTAGCACCGAGCTGGGTTAGCACCGAGCTGTGTTAGCACCGAGCTGGGTTAGCACCGAGCTGGGTTAGCACCGAGCTGTGTTAGCACCGAGCTGGGTTAGCACCGAGCTGGTGGGATGCTAACTATTAGCAGCAGTTTGTAATTTAAACCTCGGATGATGTCACTGTCATCAGACAGTTTGCGCAAACGCAGTGGAAGTTTAACTCACTGACTTTATCAGTTTGACCCACAATAACCCTGGATTTAATTAAAGGAATGAAGATTAATCTGTTCACCTacagtctgtttatttgtttatctacAGTCCACATAATGTCGAGGGAACAGGTGAATATTAGtgagctgctgctctcattGGACAGTTCAGAACTGCAGGAGGCGGAACAAGTCAGAGCGGCCGTCAACCAGCAGCTGAGCACAGGTGAGTTCACCTGGAGGGTTAGTGTCCTGTCTCCACCTGTCAGTATGACCTGTATCTTGTCCTCTTAGACAGAGGAGGTgctgtcctctcctctgtggTGGAGTATTACCTGGAGTCCTCGTCCCCTCAGGCAGTCCACGTCCTGTCCTCCATCAGGGAGCCTCATCATAAGGTCAGCaccctgtctgtccctctcttcACTGTCCTACCGCTGATattcctgctgttgttgtgacaaACCATTGAAATGTCTGTCAGGTTCTGTTGGAGAAGCTGAATGAGTCTCTGAACAGACCTGGAACCAGACTGGCTGGTGTCACCTTGCTGGGTCACCTGATCCGGAAACAGCCTCCATGGGTCCATCACATCAGCCGTTCGGCCCTGCTGCCGTCCCTGCTGCGCTGCCTCAAGGTAACAACGCTGACGCTAACTGATGCTAGAATTTAGGACAGCTAACCCTGTCAGATGATAATGTTAATGCtaacttttaattttcatcaCTGACGCTactcagctgtttgttgtgttcttgtgtttactcagacagaGGGGAATGTAGTGGTCTTGATCACCGCAGTCCTGGTCCTTATCATTCTGTTACCCATGATCCCTCAGGCTGGGAAACAACACATCTACGACTTCTTTGACGTGTTTGGGCGCCTTGCTTCCTGGAGTTACAGAAACcctggtctcacacacacacacacagacacactgattcTGATTGGTTGACTCAATGGGCTCTCCTGATTGGTCGGTTGTCGTCCCTTTTAGGTCATGTCCCTGTGGTCCACCTGGTCCACCTTCATGCAGGTGTGTACTCTCTGTTCCACCGTCTGTACGGGATGTTTCCCTGCAACTTCATCTCCTACCTGCGACTCCACTACAGCATGAAGGAGAACCTGGATACCTTCCAGGAGGTGGTCAAGGTCAGAACAGACCTGCGCGGGCCATTATATTTCTGTTCAAGCTTTTGGTGAATAAAGGGAAAAACCTTGTGTCAGTTTCCATTAGTACCACATTGATCCTGAATCTGTACTCTCCCTGACCCGTCTTCTGTCTTTGTTAGCCCATGTTGGAACATGTTCGGGTTCATCCGGAGCTGATCACTGGAACTCAAGACTATGAACTGGACATGTCCAGGTCAGTAgcagacccagacccagacttGAACCAAAGAACATACTCGAGGTTAAAGGTCAGACCTCAGACCAGCAGTGAAGAAATCCACTGAGTTGCTGTTCTGCTGGTTTTGATCACCTGATGTTTCAGGGACAGGAAGACAGAAGCACAAAAAAGAGGTGCATTATGTTCTGATGCTGTGACTTCCTGTCCCAGGTGGAGGTGTTATGAAGTCCATGACATCGTGATCGAGTGTTCCAGACTGTCCCTGGACCCCCTGGAGGCATCCTGTGAGGAGGACATGTCCTCCCCCCTCAGAgactccccctcctcctcacctggaCCAGCCCGActgtcctcccccctccctgtACTAGACCTCACCTTTAGTCCTGTCACAGAGTCCATCAGTGGCTCAGGTCAGAGACACCACAGACCCTCACAGACCCTCACAGACCCCCAAAAACCACCACAGACTCCCACAGACCATCACAGACTCCCACAAACCACCACAGACCACCACAGATTCCCACAGAACACCTGGTCTTTGAAGGATTTTAATGAGGTCTGGTGAGTCCCCTCACCCAGGCCCAGACCTAGAACACACTGATATCTGGTCTGAGGTCCTCAGGATGATCAGGACAATGGATGAATGACAGTTGTAATCTGCCTGGCAGGAGGTTTGGTCTCTCCGTCACTCTCTGGGTGTCTGACTCTGCCTCAGCTGACCTTCAACACTTCCTGGACCCAGGTGTGCTTCTTCTTTATGAACTTTACTTCTTGCTTCCTTCTCACCTTGTCTTAGTTTCGTGACATCAGAGCGAGGTGAACTGTTCAGGTCTTGATCAGATGTAGATTGAGTCTGTTGTTCTTGTGTTCagggtgatgatgtcacatggAGCCCCTCTTCCCAGTGTGGTATGTCCACTCCCCCATCTGAACCTGCTGCCTCCCCCTTGAGCGGGTTCCCCTCCACCTCAGGTGAGACGCTGAGTCAGGTCTTGGTTCTTTGTCATCAAAGTGAATTTGATAGCAGTTCCACTTTTTGTCCTCAGGTGTGAAATGTCCCTCACCAGCTTCCGTCAATGTGATGCCACTGACTGAAGAGAATAAATGTGGAGGTCTGACTCCTGTGAACACAAACCAGGTGAGGTTAGGGCCACAGGTACACATTCACTTCTTTCACTTTCACcaaaggcttttattgtgaaggagcCGCTTTCTATCTGCCAGGTGCCAATCATAGAGCTGGAGGGATCATCTTGTCAACCATTCACAGAGGGGGAGAAGAGAGGCCACAGAGATGACATCAAATATAAGTGTGAAGGTGAGCCCAAGTGTGtgtccagatgtgtgtgtgggtgtgtgtgtccacctCTGAtgttgttcctctctctctccagaggGCAGATCAGTGGAGGCTCACCTTCCTCctacctcttcctcctctaaGCCCCTCTCCCATCCAATATCCACCCCAACCCACAGACCAGAGGTAGGAGGGTCCTGTCTGTTAAATCCCACTCACTGTGACCAGAGTCCTGGCCCCCACTATGAATGCCTGTTTGATCTGGCTTTACCTCGGGCCACCGCACTCTTCATAAGGAGGAAGACTCAGGTATCTGTTTATTCATCAAACAAATTAGAGATTTATTGGCTGATATTTTTGGTTGTTATTGATCAGTCTTAtctttgtcttgtgtgtgttattgtgttgtgaAGGACGTGCTGGATGAAGCAGGATGGCAGGGGGAGAGAGGACGAATGGAGGGGAAGGACAAGGGGGACGACCAGACCTCCGTGTCTCCTCTGGAGGTTTTGGACCAGCTGATTGTCCATGGACAGAGTGCCCATGAAGGCCTCAGCAGAAAGTGAGAGCAGAGGACACAGACACCTGAGTTACTATGGAGACCACCCACcttacatctgtgtgtgtgttgcaggttgTCAGGAGTGAGTAAGTCAGTGGACCGGACTCATGTTGGAGATAAACAGCAGagcatgaaaagcagcaaaggTACCTGAATGTAACACACAGACTCACCTTATTAATGAACTAACCCTGATTCACCTGAGAGGCCTGGTCCTTCTCCGTCCTGGTCCTGGAGCTGATTTGTAGAACGGCATTGTTTCCATAATCTGTTCATGATGAATGGAAGTAAAATGAAGACACTAACTGGTTTAATCAGTCTGACCTGATCCTACTCCATCAGgatgtttcttgttttctgaatCTCTGACTTTGACTGTAGTCCAAATTCTGGACTCTTAACAGTCCAAGTGACGAGAGGAACAGGTCAATacagacacaacacaataaGGACTAagtgaacacacaacaacacaaagtgtaTTGTGTCCTTGTTTTGATGTCAGGCCCTGCCTTTGGGGAGGAGCTTCAGTCTCTGAGGAGTCAGCTGTTGCTGCTCCACAGTCAGCTTCAGTATGAACGTTTTAAACGCCAGCAGCATGCGATCAGAAACCGTCGTCTGCTGCGAAGAGTCATCAACACCACTGCGCTGGAGGAGCACGTTGTCGCCATGGTAACGCATCCTCCACTAAACATAAGGGGTTGAattttttcacttcctctttgaAGGACACTGTCCTCACCAATCCAATGACTCTGGTGCTTGTCTATGTGTTGCAGAGGGCCCAACTGGGGGTGCAGGAAGAGGAGATCCGGTGTCTGAAGTTGAGTCTGGAAGAAGAACAAAGACAATTCACACAACTGCAGCAggacacgcaaacacacaccagccagCTGCACACGCACATCCAACAACTGCTGCTACAACAACAGGACGACCAGAGAGACAACCAGAGACTgcaggtcagacacacacagtgggatTGGCTGATTTAAACcttcctgtgttgtgttggctGATTTAAACCCTCCTGTGTTGTGACTGGCTGCTTCAGAGTGAGCTTCAGGAGTGTCAGGGCAGGCTCAGCGATTTGGAGGCGGAGCTTCAGAAAGCCAATAACAAGGCTTACAATGCTGAACATCAGCTGACCCAGCTGTCACTGAAGGTGAGGAGGCCCTCATTGGTTTCTTTATCCCCTCTGCTGATAGGTGTGTTTGTcattgtgacctttgaccttttataAAATGGTGTGGAGACAATTATCTGGACCTTAatgtggcaaaaacaaaagaaatgatagTTGACTTCAGAAAAAATAAGTCTAACTGAGATGTCAGTATTATCAACAGAGAAAAGGTTGAAATTGTGGACAACTATAAATACTCGGGCACCATATTTGACTCAAGCctcaaatttgacaaaaatacCAAGGCCATTGCCAAAAAAGGTCAACAACGGATCTATCTGATGCGGACATTGAACTCTTTTAAGGTCTCCAAATCCATTTTATCTGTCTTTTACCATTCCTCTATTGAgtctttttaccttttcttttatatctTGATCTCATGGGTTgtcagtgaaagacaaaaacagcttGTCCAGTGCAGTTAAAACTTGTTCTAGGATCATTGGTGTGCAGATCTTAGATCTACACTCGCTGTGGAGCAGGCAGGTGCTCCAGAAAGCTACAAACATTATTGCTCATTCAGATCGTGTTCTGAAAGAGAGGTTTTCCTCAGTGCCCTCTGGGAGGCGCTATCTTGCTCcttggaggaaaacaaacagatataGCAATTCTTATTCCTTCAGCCATTAGGCTTTAAATGCCACACGGTcgttataatttttttttggtttttaatccatttatttattttatttatctttattttacttatttattgccACTACTGCACTTTATGGCTGGACCCATCAGCTGTCCTGCACTTTGACAGATGTGTGTATTGTTGAATGAATGTGTCAAATGTCCTGTCCTTGCTGTGACCCATGTACTAAAAACTGAATTGCCCCTTGTGGATAAATAAAAGTGATCTGAATCTGACTCCACCCCAAGGTGTGCAGCagtgagcagctgcagcagcagatcttCCTGCTGGACCAGCAGATCGTCCTCCTGAGAGACACCAACAGAGTCCTGGTTGGACAGCTGGACGGAGGGGACACCTCCCACTGCactgtgagcacacacacagacacacgcacagacagacaaggaAGAGGTTCAGTTCGGTTCAGGTCTGATCTGGTCCTTATCCGATCTGTGGTTCAGGATCTGGAGACCTGCTCTCAGGATCAGAGTCCTGTACCACATGGAACCATTCCAGGTTCAGATCTTTGgaacctgtgtgtgttagtgtatatatatatatatatatatatgtgtgtgtgtgtgtgtcaggaggcATCCATGCTGCAGTGTAGTGTGGGTAAGGAGTACCAGCGTCTGAAGGACAGTGAGGTCCAGCTGAGGCAGAAACTGGAGGCAGCGAATCA
The nucleotide sequence above comes from Echeneis naucrates chromosome 9, fEcheNa1.1, whole genome shotgun sequence. Encoded proteins:
- the tsc1a gene encoding TSC complex subunit 1a isoform X2; its protein translation is MGPSHQPFGPAAVPAALPQEGNVVVLITAVLVLIILLPMIPQAGKQHIYDFFDVFGRLASWSYRNPGHVPVVHLVHLHAGVYSLFHRLYGMFPCNFISYLRLHYSMKENLDTFQEVVKPMLEHVRVHPELITGTQDYELDMSRWRCYEVHDIVIECSRLSLDPLEASCEEDMSSPLRDSPSSSPGPARLSSPLPVLDLTFSPVTESISGSGGLVSPSLSGCLTLPQLTFNTSWTQGDDVTWSPSSQCGMSTPPSEPAASPLSGFPSTSGVKCPSPASVNVMPLTEENKCGGLTPVNTNQVPIIELEGSSCQPFTEGEKRGHRDDIKYKCEEGRSVEAHLPPTSSSSKPLSHPISTPTHRPEVGGSCLLNPTHCDQSPGPHYECLFDLALPRATALFIRRKTQDVLDEAGWQGERGRMEGKDKGDDQTSVSPLEVLDQLIVHGQSAHEGLSRKLSGVSKSVDRTHVGDKQQSMKSSKGPAFGEELQSLRSQLLLLHSQLQYERFKRQQHAIRNRRLLRRVINTTALEEHVVAMRAQLGVQEEEIRCLKLSLEEEQRQFTQLQQDTQTHTSQLHTHIQQLLLQQQDDQRDNQRLQSELQECQGRLSDLEAELQKANNKAYNAEHQLTQLSLKVCSSEQLQQQIFLLDQQIVLLRDTNRVLVGQLDGGDTSHCTEASMLQCSVGKEYQRLKDSEVQLRQKLEAANHRIAELETQLAKRDQLALDQKKLLEDNKAQSRAELSACESCCVTLRRLTQTLQTEMLHLYSQIHLDACSRPNSGSVALPFAQDSVTGRPPSSSVGIINGAMGALSTSPLHLPSCSSSPLSLSPIDSPLTVGSFLEQRARQLFKPSDHGQEEEEPQEEEDAQLESPLLGQEAEEAAILSGSPETESQRQAAAPGLASPPPDLTLAVQQRRRELSIMDYNETLPEY
- the tsc1a gene encoding TSC complex subunit 1a isoform X1 — translated: MSREQVNISELLLSLDSSELQEAEQVRAAVNQQLSTDRGGAVLSSVVEYYLESSSPQAVHVLSSIREPHHKVLLEKLNESLNRPGTRLAGVTLLGHLIRKQPPWVHHISRSALLPSLLRCLKTEGNVVVLITAVLVLIILLPMIPQAGKQHIYDFFDVFGRLASWSYRNPGHVPVVHLVHLHAGVYSLFHRLYGMFPCNFISYLRLHYSMKENLDTFQEVVKPMLEHVRVHPELITGTQDYELDMSRWRCYEVHDIVIECSRLSLDPLEASCEEDMSSPLRDSPSSSPGPARLSSPLPVLDLTFSPVTESISGSGGLVSPSLSGCLTLPQLTFNTSWTQGDDVTWSPSSQCGMSTPPSEPAASPLSGFPSTSGVKCPSPASVNVMPLTEENKCGGLTPVNTNQVPIIELEGSSCQPFTEGEKRGHRDDIKYKCEEGRSVEAHLPPTSSSSKPLSHPISTPTHRPEVGGSCLLNPTHCDQSPGPHYECLFDLALPRATALFIRRKTQDVLDEAGWQGERGRMEGKDKGDDQTSVSPLEVLDQLIVHGQSAHEGLSRKLSGVSKSVDRTHVGDKQQSMKSSKGPAFGEELQSLRSQLLLLHSQLQYERFKRQQHAIRNRRLLRRVINTTALEEHVVAMRAQLGVQEEEIRCLKLSLEEEQRQFTQLQQDTQTHTSQLHTHIQQLLLQQQDDQRDNQRLQSELQECQGRLSDLEAELQKANNKAYNAEHQLTQLSLKVCSSEQLQQQIFLLDQQIVLLRDTNRVLVGQLDGGDTSHCTEASMLQCSVGKEYQRLKDSEVQLRQKLEAANHRIAELETQLAKRDQLALDQKKLLEDNKAQSRAELSACESCCVTLRRLTQTLQTEMLHLYSQIHLDACSRPNSGSVALPFAQDSVTGRPPSSSVGIINGAMGALSTSPLHLPSCSSSPLSLSPIDSPLTVGSFLEQRARQLFKPSDHGQEEEEPQEEEDAQLESPLLGQEAEEAAILSGSPETESQRQAAAPGLASPPPDLTLAVQQRRRELSIMDYNETLPEY